A single genomic interval of Prunus dulcis chromosome 5, ALMONDv2, whole genome shotgun sequence harbors:
- the LOC117627295 gene encoding uncharacterized protein LOC117627295 isoform X1 has product MSKIMVRGRDACWEHCILVDATKQKVRCNYCQREFSGGVYRMKFHLAQIKNKDIVPCTEVPTDVRDHILSILSTPKKQKTPKKPKVDKALAANGQQNSSSASGGFQPNHGSSGQNGSTCPSLLFACPSPIAHLPVDDVQKQKQDVADKKIAVFFFHNSIPFSAAKSIYYQEMVDAVAECGVDYKAPSYESLRSTLLEKVKGDIHDCYKKYRDEWKETGCTILCDSWSDDRNKSLVIFSVTYPKGTLFLKSVDVSGHEDDATYLFELIESVVLEVGVEHVVQVITNTSASHVYAGRLLMAKYNSLFWSPCASYCINKMLEDISKQEWVSTVLEEAKTITRFIYSHTWTLSMMRKFNGGRDLLRPKITRFVTNFLTLRSIVFQEDNLKHMFSHTEWSSSVYSRRPEAQAIKSLLYLERFWKYAQEAVSISEPLLKILRVVDGDMPAMGYMYEGIERAKVAIKTHYKGIEEKYMLLWDIIDRRWNMQLHSSLHAAAASLNPSIFYSPNFKIDLRVRNGFQETMLKMASTQEDKMDITKEHPMYVNAQGALGTDFAIMGRTLNAPGDWWAGYGYEIPTLQRFAIRILSQPCSSHWCCWNWTTFESIHSKKRNRAELEKFNDLVFVHCNLWLQSIYQKRDGKCKPIVFDEIDVGSDEWPTELDSPAPLLDDSWLDNLPLG; this is encoded by the exons atgtcgAAGATAATGGTTCGAGGAAGAGATGCCTGTTGGGAGCACTGTATCCTTGTTGATGCAACAAAACAGAAGGTTAGGTGTAATTATTGTCAGCGGGAGTTCAGTGGAGGGGTATATAGGATGAAGTTTCACTTagctcaaataaaaaacaaagatatagtCCCCTGCACAGAAGTCCCGACCGATGTGCGAGATCACATTTTAAGTATATTAAGCACTcccaagaaacagaaaactcccAAGAAACCAAAGGTGGATAAGGCACTTGCAGCCAATGGTCAACAGAATAGCTCCTCTGCTAGTGGTGGCTTCCAACCTAACCATGGCTCTAGTGGACAGAATGGAAGCACCTGTCCATCTTTGTTATTTGCATGCCCTTCACCAATTGCACACCTACCAGTGGATGATgttcaaaagcaaaagcaagaTGTGGCTGATAAAAAAATTGCTGTGTTCTTCTTCCACAACTCTATCCCTTTTAGTGCTGCTAAATCCATATATTATCAGGAAATGGTGGATGCTGTGGCAGAGTGTGGGGTGGACTACAAAGCCCCGAGCTATGAAAGCCTGAGATCTACTCTGTTGGAAAAAGTGAAAGGTGATATACATGATTGTTACAAGAAATATAGAGATGAATGGAAAGAAACAGGCTGCACTATCTTATGTGATAGCTGGTCTGATGATAGGAACAAATCACTTGTAATATTCTCGGTTACATACCCTAAAGGGACCCTGTTTCTGAAGTCAGTCGATGTATCAGGTCATGAAGATGATGCTACTTACTTGTTTGAGCTGATTGAGTCTGTTGTCTTAGAGGTTGGTGTTGAACATGTTGTCCAAGTTATAACGAATACTTCTGCCAGTCATGTTTATGCGGGAAGGCTTCTTATGGCCAAGTACAATTCATTGTTTTGGTCTCCTTGTGCTTCTTATTGTATTAATAAGATGCTGGAGGATATTAGTAAACAGGAGTGGGTGAGCACAGTTTTGGAAGAGGCAAAGACCATTACAAGGTTCATATATAGCCACACGTGGACTTTGAGTATGATGAGAAAGTTCAATGGTGGAAGGGATTTGCTAAGGCCAAAAATTACTAGATTTGTGACTAATTTCCTCACCTTGAGGTCCATTGTGTTTCAGGAGGACAATTTAAAGCACATGTTTTCTCATACAGAATGGTCATCTTCAGTATACAGTCGTCGCCCTGAGGCTCAAGCAATTAAGTCCTTGTTGTATTTAGAGAGATTTTGGAAGTATGCACAAGAAGCTGTGAGTATTTCTGAACCACTACTTAAAATCCTTAGAGTTGTTGATGGGGACATGCCAGCTATGGGGTACATGTATGAAGGAATAGAGAGGGCAAAGGTTGCAATAAAGACTCATTATAAAGGTATCGAAGAGAAATATATGCTGCTCTGGGATATAATTGATCGGAGATGGAATATGCAGCTTCACTCGTCCTTACATGCAGCGGCAGCCTCCCTTAATCCTTCTATATTCTACAGTCCAAACTTTAAGATCGATTTGAGGGTGAGAAATGGATTTCAAGAAACTATGTTAAAGATGGCTAGCACACAAGAAGATAAGATGGATATAACTAAAGAGCATCCTATGTATGTCAATGCACAAGGTGCACTTGGGACTGATTTTGCAATCATGGGAAGGACACTGAATGCCCCAG GTGACTGGTGGGCAGGTTATGGTTATGAAATTCCGACACTCCAGCGGTTTGCGATACGGATTCTAAGCCAACCTTGTAGTTCCCATTGGTGCTGTTGGAACTGGACCACCTTTGAGAGCATACATAGCAAGAAACGCAACCGAGCAGAGCTGGAAAAATTCAATGACCTGGTTTTTGTGCATTGCAATCTTTGGTTGCAATCCATTTATCAGAAGAGGGATGGAAAATGCAAACCTATAGTGTTTGATGAAATAGATGTTGGCTCTGATGAATGGCCTACTGAGTTGGATTCTCCTGCTCCACTCTTGGATGATTCATGGTTGGACAACTTACCCCTTGGGTGA
- the LOC117627295 gene encoding uncharacterized protein LOC117627295 isoform X2: MVRGRDACWEHCILVDATKQKVRCNYCQREFSGGVYRMKFHLAQIKNKDIVPCTEVPTDVRDHILSILSTPKKQKTPKKPKVDKALAANGQQNSSSASGGFQPNHGSSGQNGSTCPSLLFACPSPIAHLPVDDVQKQKQDVADKKIAVFFFHNSIPFSAAKSIYYQEMVDAVAECGVDYKAPSYESLRSTLLEKVKGDIHDCYKKYRDEWKETGCTILCDSWSDDRNKSLVIFSVTYPKGTLFLKSVDVSGHEDDATYLFELIESVVLEVGVEHVVQVITNTSASHVYAGRLLMAKYNSLFWSPCASYCINKMLEDISKQEWVSTVLEEAKTITRFIYSHTWTLSMMRKFNGGRDLLRPKITRFVTNFLTLRSIVFQEDNLKHMFSHTEWSSSVYSRRPEAQAIKSLLYLERFWKYAQEAVSISEPLLKILRVVDGDMPAMGYMYEGIERAKVAIKTHYKGIEEKYMLLWDIIDRRWNMQLHSSLHAAAASLNPSIFYSPNFKIDLRVRNGFQETMLKMASTQEDKMDITKEHPMYVNAQGALGTDFAIMGRTLNAPGDWWAGYGYEIPTLQRFAIRILSQPCSSHWCCWNWTTFESIHSKKRNRAELEKFNDLVFVHCNLWLQSIYQKRDGKCKPIVFDEIDVGSDEWPTELDSPAPLLDDSWLDNLPLG, encoded by the exons ATGGTTCGAGGAAGAGATGCCTGTTGGGAGCACTGTATCCTTGTTGATGCAACAAAACAGAAGGTTAGGTGTAATTATTGTCAGCGGGAGTTCAGTGGAGGGGTATATAGGATGAAGTTTCACTTagctcaaataaaaaacaaagatatagtCCCCTGCACAGAAGTCCCGACCGATGTGCGAGATCACATTTTAAGTATATTAAGCACTcccaagaaacagaaaactcccAAGAAACCAAAGGTGGATAAGGCACTTGCAGCCAATGGTCAACAGAATAGCTCCTCTGCTAGTGGTGGCTTCCAACCTAACCATGGCTCTAGTGGACAGAATGGAAGCACCTGTCCATCTTTGTTATTTGCATGCCCTTCACCAATTGCACACCTACCAGTGGATGATgttcaaaagcaaaagcaagaTGTGGCTGATAAAAAAATTGCTGTGTTCTTCTTCCACAACTCTATCCCTTTTAGTGCTGCTAAATCCATATATTATCAGGAAATGGTGGATGCTGTGGCAGAGTGTGGGGTGGACTACAAAGCCCCGAGCTATGAAAGCCTGAGATCTACTCTGTTGGAAAAAGTGAAAGGTGATATACATGATTGTTACAAGAAATATAGAGATGAATGGAAAGAAACAGGCTGCACTATCTTATGTGATAGCTGGTCTGATGATAGGAACAAATCACTTGTAATATTCTCGGTTACATACCCTAAAGGGACCCTGTTTCTGAAGTCAGTCGATGTATCAGGTCATGAAGATGATGCTACTTACTTGTTTGAGCTGATTGAGTCTGTTGTCTTAGAGGTTGGTGTTGAACATGTTGTCCAAGTTATAACGAATACTTCTGCCAGTCATGTTTATGCGGGAAGGCTTCTTATGGCCAAGTACAATTCATTGTTTTGGTCTCCTTGTGCTTCTTATTGTATTAATAAGATGCTGGAGGATATTAGTAAACAGGAGTGGGTGAGCACAGTTTTGGAAGAGGCAAAGACCATTACAAGGTTCATATATAGCCACACGTGGACTTTGAGTATGATGAGAAAGTTCAATGGTGGAAGGGATTTGCTAAGGCCAAAAATTACTAGATTTGTGACTAATTTCCTCACCTTGAGGTCCATTGTGTTTCAGGAGGACAATTTAAAGCACATGTTTTCTCATACAGAATGGTCATCTTCAGTATACAGTCGTCGCCCTGAGGCTCAAGCAATTAAGTCCTTGTTGTATTTAGAGAGATTTTGGAAGTATGCACAAGAAGCTGTGAGTATTTCTGAACCACTACTTAAAATCCTTAGAGTTGTTGATGGGGACATGCCAGCTATGGGGTACATGTATGAAGGAATAGAGAGGGCAAAGGTTGCAATAAAGACTCATTATAAAGGTATCGAAGAGAAATATATGCTGCTCTGGGATATAATTGATCGGAGATGGAATATGCAGCTTCACTCGTCCTTACATGCAGCGGCAGCCTCCCTTAATCCTTCTATATTCTACAGTCCAAACTTTAAGATCGATTTGAGGGTGAGAAATGGATTTCAAGAAACTATGTTAAAGATGGCTAGCACACAAGAAGATAAGATGGATATAACTAAAGAGCATCCTATGTATGTCAATGCACAAGGTGCACTTGGGACTGATTTTGCAATCATGGGAAGGACACTGAATGCCCCAG GTGACTGGTGGGCAGGTTATGGTTATGAAATTCCGACACTCCAGCGGTTTGCGATACGGATTCTAAGCCAACCTTGTAGTTCCCATTGGTGCTGTTGGAACTGGACCACCTTTGAGAGCATACATAGCAAGAAACGCAACCGAGCAGAGCTGGAAAAATTCAATGACCTGGTTTTTGTGCATTGCAATCTTTGGTTGCAATCCATTTATCAGAAGAGGGATGGAAAATGCAAACCTATAGTGTTTGATGAAATAGATGTTGGCTCTGATGAATGGCCTACTGAGTTGGATTCTCCTGCTCCACTCTTGGATGATTCATGGTTGGACAACTTACCCCTTGGGTGA
- the LOC117627296 gene encoding flavonoid 3'-monooxygenase CYP75B137-like, translating into MTSPSYYSTLLSWQFQSNNTNINETWLLFAVSAVAVVFWYAWLYKKSKNTTLPLPPGPMGLPLVGNLLSLDPELHTYFAGLAQAHGPIFKLRLGNTLGVVVTSASSAREILKDHDITFANRDVPAAGRAATYGGNDIVWTPYGPEWRMLRKVCVLKMLSNTTLDSVYELRRKQLRETVGYFYSRVGSPVNVGEQMFLNVLNVITNMLWGGTVEGDERAGLGAEFREVVSEMTELLGKPNVSDFYPGLARFDLQGVEKQMSRLARRFDGIFEKIIDKQMRNDKEGPKESKDFLTFLLKLKDEGGDSKTPFTITHLKALLMDMVVGGSDTSSNTVEFALAEIMNKPEVMKKAQQELEAVVGKHNIVEESHIHKLPYLQAVMKETLRLHPALPLLVPHCPSETCTVGGYTIPKGSRIFFNVWAIHRDPSIWENPLEFDPERFLNSKWDYSGNDFNYFPFGSGRRICAGIAMAERMVMHSLATLVHSFDWKVPQGQKLDLSEKFGIVLKKKMPLVAIPTPRLSDPALYQ; encoded by the exons ATGACATCCCCTTCCTATTACAGCACCTTGCTCTCATGGCAGTTTCAATCCAATAACACAAATATTAACGAAACATGGCTGCTCTTTGCTGTCTCCGCCGTCGCCGTCGTCTTTTGGTATGCATGGCTCTACAAAAAGTCCAAGAACACGACCCTGCCGCTGCCGCCGGGCCCGATGGGCCTGCCTCTGGTTGGGAACCTACTATCTCTCGACCCGGAACTCCACACCTACTTCGCGGGCCTGGCCCAAGCTCACGGCCCAATCTTCAAGCTCCGCCTCGGCAACACCCTCGGAGTCGTCGTCACCTCCGCCTCCTCAGCCCGCGAGATCCTCAAAGACCATGACATCACATTCGCCAACCGCGACGTCCCCGCCGCCGGACGGGCCGCCACGTACGGCGGAAACGATATCGTGTGGACCCCGTACGGGCCCGAGTGGCGGATGCTGAGAAAAGTCTGCGTGCTCAAGATGCTCAGCAACACGACTCTGGACTCGGTGTACGAACTACGGCGAAAGCAGCTCCGGGAAACTGTCGGGTACTTTTACAGTCGGGTGGGGTCGCCGGTCAATGTCGGCGAGCAGATGTTCTTGAACGTGCTCAATGTTATCACAAACATGCTGTGGGGTGGGACGGTGGAGGGAGACGAGAGGGCGGGGCTCGGGGCGGAGTTCCGGGAGGTGGTGTCGGAGATGACGGAGCTTCTGGGGAAGCCCAATGTTTCAGACTTTTATCCTGGTTTGGCCCGGTTCGATTTGCAGGGCGTGGAGAAGCAGATGAGCAGATTGGCCCGGAGGTTTGATGGGATTTTTGAGAAGATAATAGATAAACAGATGAGGAATGACAAGGAAGGCCCGAAGGAGAGTAAGGATTTTTTGAcgtttttgttgaagttgaaaGACGAGGGAGGAGATTCCAAGACTCCTTTCACCATCACCCATCTCAAAGCTTTGCTCATG GATATGGTGGTGGGTGGCAGTGACACTTCCTCCAACACAGTTGAGTTTGCATTGGCTGAGATTATGAACAAACCAGAGGTGATGAAGAAAGCCCAGCAAGAACTAGAAGCTGTAGTTGGCAAGCACAACATTGTAGAAGAGTCTCACATTCACAAATTACCCTACTTACAAGCTGTGATGAAAGAAACTCTGCGCTTGCACCCAGCCCTGCCACTACTAGTCCCTCATTGCCCAAGTGAAACCTGCACTGTGGGAGGCTACACCATCCCGAAAGGATCCCGGATTTTCTTCAACGTGTGGGCAATACACAGGGACCCTTCCATTTGGGAAAATCCATTGGAGTTTGATCCAGAAAGGTTCTTGAACAGCAAATGGGACTATAGTGGAAATGACTTCAACTATTTCCCATTTGGATCTGGCAGAAGAATATGTGCAGGGATTGCAATGGCTGAGAGGATGGTGATGCATTCACTTGCTACACTTGTGCACTCTTTTGACTGGAAAGTGCCACAAGGACAGAAGCTGGATCTTTCAGAGAAGTTTGGAATTGTGCTGAAAAAGAAGATGCCTTTGGTCGCTATCCCAACTCCTAGGTTATCTGATCCAGCACTGTATCAGTAG